In the Duncaniella freteri genome, one interval contains:
- a CDS encoding 6-bladed beta-propeller produces MKTYGFFLMFVMGLVAVSCNQTSGSIQEIGDVNVDIDHLSGVSDFFDSYSYVILRTPSDSPLGTISRIDIDEEHIVASSRGDVHVYKRDGQIVSVFSHVGQGPEEYMDISDIHLVDGNINLLSCQTKKIYVYEPDGTFVESYPLADYYTAFCPTDGGFWLASETSNNSGYEFSFYDKDKKESVESCMPFDRNESFTPAQFRPFISDTADDILVVRQFDNSVYSLRKGDGIKTVWRYNFNTPMQLSDFDRDLPYTKLFEETSNKPVIKYPGIAYVSGSQVYQTLSVFFKLGYFPYVYKFDMSRQDQDGKTLRIGLESFEDFPYLRTPAVLIYDGNYVSLMESFNVLSIERSLGTTEFSSKGLTEESSQVLFFHHFKH; encoded by the coding sequence ATGAAAACATACGGATTTTTTCTAATGTTTGTTATGGGACTTGTCGCAGTCTCATGTAATCAGACCTCTGGCTCCATTCAGGAGATAGGGGATGTCAATGTTGATATTGACCATCTGTCAGGAGTGTCGGACTTCTTCGATAGCTACAGCTATGTGATTCTTCGTACCCCGTCCGACTCTCCTCTCGGGACCATATCTCGTATCGACATTGACGAAGAGCATATAGTTGCAAGTAGCCGTGGCGATGTTCATGTGTATAAGAGGGACGGTCAGATAGTCAGTGTATTCTCGCATGTTGGTCAAGGTCCGGAGGAGTATATGGATATAAGCGACATACACCTTGTGGACGGAAACATAAATCTTTTGAGCTGCCAGACAAAGAAGATCTATGTTTATGAGCCTGACGGCACCTTTGTGGAGTCATATCCTCTTGCTGACTATTATACGGCATTCTGTCCCACAGATGGTGGGTTCTGGCTCGCCTCGGAAACCTCCAATAACTCCGGATATGAATTCTCATTCTATGACAAGGACAAAAAGGAGTCAGTGGAGTCTTGTATGCCGTTCGACAGGAATGAAAGTTTCACTCCGGCTCAATTCCGTCCGTTCATCAGCGACACCGCCGATGACATCCTTGTGGTGCGGCAGTTCGATAATAGTGTCTATAGCCTGAGAAAAGGAGACGGAATAAAGACGGTGTGGCGTTATAACTTCAATACCCCCATGCAGCTTTCGGATTTTGACCGTGACCTGCCATATACCAAGCTATTTGAGGAGACGAGCAACAAGCCTGTCATAAAGTATCCAGGTATTGCATATGTAAGTGGCAGCCAGGTCTATCAGACCTTGTCCGTGTTCTTCAAACTCGGATATTTCCCATATGTCTACAAATTTGATATGTCCCGGCAGGACCAGGATGGAAAGACCTTGAGGATCGGACTTGAGTCGTTTGAGGATTTCCCATATCTCCGCACTCCTGCTGTTTTGATTTATGACGGGAACTATGTTTCGCTTATGGAATCATTCAATGTCCTCTCAATAGAGCGGTCATTGGGAACGACTGAATTTTCATCAAAAGGTCTGACCGAGGAGTCGTCACAAGTACTGTTTTTCCATCATTTCAAACACTGA
- a CDS encoding BF3164 family lipoprotein gives MKCNLFIGMSFVLAISLNSCGMRDYMADADSCKELVKEFKTEDVLIGRSSTIHTTDSLLFVLDHTSTDSIIHMFDAFTDRHIKSFGKFGQGPDEIARAGQFAFDHDKGEAYVFDYGQQRVMAFNIDSVVSDPEYRPYVKLRFTTAKAFPDRYVHINDSLGFARHISPGKTKGFVQSLCRYNLDSGTVVPFGDPALKCYENRSMFAVSPETNMVAEACSTQDLVIIYDFDGNVINRFEGPLYSSDVNRDATYFTGAVFAGDYLLCSYSGDTTGKEYFGPYIVVFDKKGDYIKTLDLGRKIINMSYSPAKGRLLIGFDDEMQFGELSLSEII, from the coding sequence ATGAAGTGTAATTTGTTTATCGGCATGTCCTTTGTGCTTGCCATATCGCTTAATTCCTGTGGGATGCGCGATTATATGGCTGATGCTGATTCCTGTAAGGAACTTGTTAAGGAGTTTAAGACTGAAGATGTGCTGATCGGAAGGAGTTCGACGATACATACTACCGATTCATTGTTGTTCGTATTGGATCATACGTCAACGGATTCTATTATCCACATGTTTGATGCCTTTACGGACAGGCACATCAAAAGCTTCGGTAAATTCGGGCAGGGACCTGATGAGATTGCCAGGGCTGGGCAGTTCGCATTTGATCACGATAAAGGTGAGGCGTATGTGTTCGATTATGGACAGCAACGTGTTATGGCATTCAATATCGACAGTGTGGTGTCTGATCCTGAATATCGTCCGTATGTGAAGCTGCGTTTTACCACGGCTAAAGCTTTCCCCGACAGATATGTTCATATAAATGACAGTCTTGGTTTTGCCCGTCACATCTCGCCAGGCAAGACCAAGGGCTTTGTTCAGTCATTGTGTCGTTACAATCTTGACAGCGGAACAGTTGTTCCTTTTGGCGATCCGGCTCTCAAATGCTATGAGAATCGTTCGATGTTTGCTGTTTCACCTGAGACGAATATGGTGGCAGAGGCATGCAGCACACAGGACCTTGTGATTATATATGATTTTGATGGCAATGTGATAAATCGATTTGAGGGGCCTCTTTATTCTTCTGATGTCAACCGTGATGCTACATATTTTACCGGGGCTGTATTTGCAGGTGATTATCTGTTGTGTTCTTATTCTGGAGATACTACAGGCAAAGAGTATTTCGGCCCATATATTGTAGTGTTCGACAAAAAGGGGGATTATATAAAGACTCTTGACCTCGGACGAAAAATCATTAATATGTCATATAGTCCTGCAAAGGGACGTTTGCTGATAGGATTTGACGACGAAATGCAGTTTGGAGAACTGTCGCTGTCGGAAATCATCTGA
- a CDS encoding O-antigen ligase family protein has protein sequence MGQTIQVFNEKAHRLLVLVILLVGLFEAAWGLLQLFGIVSSGHFRYAFSGSFYNPGPYACFLAIVMPLALNVSIHAGNKLQKTLGMSMVAACAILIPASLSRTALIAGAIGGVCATWDNISAIYHRTPKRLVIILVIITMIAAGAICVKKDSAKGRFLMWKIAMTAVADVPVNGVGWEHVAGCYGNAQEQYFASGEGTDDERLVADAPMFVFNEYLQIAIAFGPIAAFCVVGVMLGGINVALNNKSRGIAGCAISAAVVMFASYPFQFAIFVITITMIMLGAWWSSAYPIVRICGSIVTLSLCALFLTYNSTVDVGSRFAEGLLLHRSYNYKESNECLLELVGYSGDPMILNVIGKNYCSLGMPDSAEHYFTRSTHRCPNRIYPHYLLMQLYNDSAYHNHDALMRELSIVIETKEKIPSPAIDEMRTEARNILESLYGNRPHSVLNE, from the coding sequence ATGGGACAGACAATACAGGTATTTAATGAAAAGGCACATCGGTTATTAGTCCTCGTGATCCTTTTGGTAGGTCTATTCGAGGCAGCATGGGGATTATTGCAACTGTTTGGAATAGTCTCAAGCGGTCATTTCAGATATGCCTTTTCCGGCAGTTTCTATAACCCGGGACCTTATGCCTGTTTTCTTGCTATAGTTATGCCATTGGCATTGAATGTATCGATACACGCTGGTAATAAGCTTCAAAAAACACTCGGGATGAGTATGGTGGCTGCATGCGCCATACTCATCCCGGCTTCATTAAGCCGTACGGCATTGATAGCCGGTGCCATAGGAGGCGTGTGCGCGACATGGGACAATATTTCCGCGATTTATCATCGGACACCGAAACGGCTTGTGATAATTTTGGTAATTATCACAATGATTGCAGCTGGTGCCATATGTGTAAAAAAAGATTCTGCTAAAGGTAGGTTCCTGATGTGGAAGATTGCAATGACGGCGGTAGCTGATGTGCCGGTGAACGGTGTAGGTTGGGAGCATGTCGCCGGATGTTACGGTAATGCTCAGGAGCAATATTTTGCATCAGGAGAGGGTACTGACGATGAAAGACTTGTGGCTGATGCGCCAATGTTTGTTTTCAATGAGTATCTTCAGATAGCTATAGCTTTCGGACCGATAGCAGCTTTTTGTGTTGTCGGTGTGATGTTGGGGGGCATAAATGTGGCTTTAAATAATAAGTCTCGTGGCATTGCCGGTTGTGCTATATCCGCAGCAGTGGTGATGTTTGCATCCTATCCGTTTCAATTCGCGATATTTGTAATCACTATAACTATGATAATGTTAGGGGCGTGGTGGTCGTCAGCATATCCCATTGTAAGGATTTGCGGATCAATTGTGACATTATCATTGTGTGCTCTTTTCCTTACGTATAATTCTACAGTGGATGTTGGCTCACGGTTTGCTGAAGGGCTTTTGTTGCATCGCTCGTATAACTATAAGGAGTCGAATGAATGCCTGTTGGAACTCGTTGGCTACTCAGGCGACCCTATGATACTGAATGTCATAGGTAAAAATTATTGCTCGTTGGGAATGCCTGATAGTGCAGAGCATTATTTCACGCGCTCAACCCATCGGTGCCCCAACCGTATATACCCGCATTATCTGTTAATGCAGTTATATAATGACTCGGCATATCATAATCATGATGCACTGATGAGGGAATTGTCGATAGTCATTGAAACAAAGGAGAAAATTCCATCTCCGGCAATTGATGAGATGCGTACTGAAGCTCGTAATATATTGGAATCATTGTATGGAAATCGACCCCACTCTGTTTTGAATGAATAA
- the lepB gene encoding signal peptidase I produces the protein MNNKRIIVKIINFILTAITVSAVVFILYWFIQITTACSFHTPSGSMSPTLLPDESGLVNKWKLGARIFNIVDAVEGKPYTIKRLPGYGQLERGDVIVFNYPYQDKTEDSIAMNLRMYYCKRAIAVAGDSLEIRNCFYHVKGHADTIGVASEQKQLQNHIDYFLKHNTEYQWWMRCAPYDTLFNWSVRDMGPILIPGKGTIVNLDRKNCILYRKYIEWESKSKLMWLDSVAVLDGKPLKSYTFTENYCFAAGDHVIDSKDSRYFGLIPEKFIVGTAGILWKSHDHRRIFTIIN, from the coding sequence ATGAATAATAAAAGAATTATAGTCAAAATCATTAATTTTATCCTGACAGCGATAACGGTGTCAGCTGTAGTCTTTATCCTGTATTGGTTTATACAGATTACCACAGCCTGCTCGTTTCATACGCCGTCCGGTTCAATGTCTCCGACTCTTCTTCCGGACGAAAGTGGCTTGGTTAATAAATGGAAACTCGGTGCACGTATATTCAATATTGTTGATGCTGTGGAAGGTAAACCATATACGATTAAACGTCTCCCGGGATATGGGCAATTGGAGAGAGGGGATGTGATAGTGTTCAACTATCCGTATCAGGATAAAACAGAGGATAGCATAGCTATGAATCTACGCATGTATTATTGTAAGAGAGCCATAGCTGTTGCAGGAGATTCGTTGGAAATACGTAATTGTTTTTATCATGTGAAAGGACATGCTGATACAATAGGTGTGGCATCCGAACAGAAGCAGTTGCAAAATCACATAGATTATTTCTTAAAGCATAACACTGAATATCAATGGTGGATGAGATGTGCGCCATATGACACCTTGTTTAATTGGAGTGTTCGCGATATGGGTCCCATACTGATACCTGGCAAAGGTACTATAGTAAATCTTGATAGAAAAAACTGTATTCTTTACCGTAAATACATAGAATGGGAATCAAAAAGCAAATTAATGTGGCTCGATTCTGTTGCCGTCCTTGATGGGAAGCCGCTAAAAAGCTATACTTTTACTGAAAACTACTGTTTTGCAGCCGGAGACCATGTGATAGATTCAAAGGACTCACGTTATTTCGGACTCATTCCTGAGAAATTTATAGTCGGAACTGCCGGAATCCTTTGGAAATCCCACGATCACAGACGTATATTTACTATTATTAATTAG
- a CDS encoding efflux RND transporter periplasmic adaptor subunit — MTKPFITFSLLCLLGSCSGSSMKETDSRISDEITTDTVVDKVAEVTVIQLKLSVFNHEIVSNGRLTAREKVDVNFQSPGLISEIFVKNGQRVAKGQRIATLDTYKLANQLEKDRHAVASARLEMQDVLIGQGYDPELSEKVPDEVMRLARLRSGLQQAELTLAATQKDLQDATLVAPVSGVIANLSAKPHNMSSSTPICRIINDSGMDVEFSVLESELPMVKPGDNVSVAPFSDTRSHSGRITEINPMVDENGMVKVWASVNGGNGLIDGMNVRVSVMRQVGEALVVPKSSVVLRSGRQVVFTLDGNKAMWNYVTTGLENLNEYTVTDGLTSGMTVITSGNVNLAHEAPVKVVN; from the coding sequence ATGACCAAACCTTTTATCACATTTTCACTCCTTTGTCTGCTGGGTTCTTGTAGCGGTTCCTCGATGAAGGAAACGGACAGTAGGATTTCTGATGAGATCACTACTGATACTGTTGTCGACAAAGTGGCGGAAGTGACTGTAATCCAACTGAAGCTTTCGGTATTTAATCACGAGATTGTGAGTAACGGTCGCTTGACTGCTCGCGAAAAGGTTGATGTGAATTTTCAGTCACCTGGTCTCATATCGGAAATCTTTGTGAAAAACGGACAGCGTGTTGCAAAGGGGCAGCGCATTGCTACACTTGACACCTACAAGCTTGCCAATCAGCTCGAAAAAGATCGTCATGCCGTAGCTTCCGCCCGATTGGAGATGCAGGATGTGCTCATCGGACAAGGCTATGATCCGGAACTCTCTGAAAAAGTTCCCGATGAGGTCATGAGGCTCGCTCGTCTGCGTAGTGGTCTTCAGCAGGCTGAACTCACTCTCGCCGCAACCCAGAAAGATCTTCAGGATGCCACTTTGGTGGCTCCAGTGAGTGGAGTGATCGCCAATCTGTCGGCTAAGCCTCATAATATGTCATCATCAACTCCCATATGCCGCATCATCAACGATAGTGGCATGGACGTGGAGTTTTCGGTGCTTGAAAGCGAATTGCCTATGGTGAAGCCTGGCGACAATGTATCCGTAGCTCCTTTTTCGGATACCCGCAGTCATTCAGGGCGCATCACGGAGATAAATCCCATGGTCGATGAAAACGGAATGGTCAAAGTGTGGGCATCGGTCAATGGCGGCAACGGACTTATTGACGGTATGAATGTGCGTGTCAGTGTGATGCGTCAGGTGGGTGAAGCTCTTGTTGTGCCTAAAAGCTCAGTTGTGCTTCGTTCCGGCAGGCAGGTGGTGTTTACCCTTGATGGCAACAAGGCTATGTGGAACTATGTTACCACAGGTCTTGAGAATCTCAATGAATACACTGTCACTGATGGGCTCACGTCAGGGATGACAGTGATCACGTCGGGCAACGTCAATCTCGCCCACGAAGCTCCTGTAAAGGTAGTAAACTGA
- a CDS encoding efflux RND transporter permease subunit, protein MVRYLLNHRIAVIMAFLALVILGCVTYVTLPVSLLPDIAIPHITVQVSEENVSARELENTVVTPLRRQLMQVGGLSEIKSETRDGSAVIYLTMDYGVNTDLAFIEVNEKIDGAMNLLPRSVSRPKAVKASATDIPVLYIQMTSRTDRDEDFMDVATVAENIVRRRLEQLPEVAMVDMTGVPGRMLRVTPDLDKLTQAGISVEELESALTANNVEPGSMTVRDGYYEYNIHVANLLRSASDIRKIKIRKSDRMFDLGDFADVQLMARTPDGYSVHNGKRAVTLAIIKHSEESMDAMKKALDSALGYFSSRYPDIEFSQTRSQTELLDFTISNLEQNLILGLILVFFVCALFMGGVRSSFIIGLSIIVGVILTFLLFYLFHVSINIISMSGLILAVGMMIDNSVIVTENITQYRHRGASLMQACVSGTNEMITPMLSSSLTTVAVFVPLVFMSGIAGAIFSDQAFSITAGLASSYVVGITLLPVLYHIFSKKTTVRKRVENESAGYLRLYDRGIDLCFRHKWVLMILTMLMIPICVLLFMFMRHERMPEIDSNETLVRIDWNENISLDENRRRVGLLKDSSAVMNSAYIGPQDFLLASDLDFSSAEAELYFLTDSSDSIAPLQERVSDRLHNQYPNATFSFSKTENIFEKIFSSDEADIEVRIHSAGGGKYDIGDLLSLHQSMSHSTGISMTPVPLREQIDIIIDRERLALYNVEYSEVQRVLRTAFKGNSVSTLRSYNEYIPIEIVGSEMSINDVLAGSFVRSRADRNGVSTDIPLRSLLTTESSRDLKTITAGSAGEYVPVGLNVAGHENEVMQKVREVAYDDGNYDVDFEGSFFSNAKMMNELTVILLVSVMLMYFILCAQFESFLQPLIVLLEIPVDTAFALLALMIFGQTLNLMSAIGIIVTCGIVVNDSILKLDAINELRKDGMPLVEAIHTAGRRRLRAIIMTSLTTIFAMLPVLFTSDMGSELQRPLAIAMIGSMVVGTLVSIFIIPLFYWSIYRKHESK, encoded by the coding sequence ATGGTAAGGTATTTGCTTAATCACCGTATTGCGGTCATCATGGCGTTTCTTGCTTTGGTGATACTCGGGTGTGTGACATATGTTACTTTGCCGGTCTCGCTTTTGCCTGACATTGCTATACCTCATATCACAGTTCAGGTGTCCGAGGAGAATGTGTCGGCACGTGAGCTTGAAAATACGGTAGTCACCCCTCTGCGCAGGCAGCTCATGCAGGTAGGCGGTCTCAGCGAGATAAAGAGCGAGACTCGTGATGGATCTGCTGTCATATATCTGACCATGGACTATGGTGTCAACACTGATCTTGCGTTCATCGAGGTCAATGAGAAGATTGACGGAGCAATGAACTTATTGCCAAGGTCTGTAAGCCGTCCTAAAGCGGTGAAGGCAAGTGCTACCGATATCCCTGTGCTGTATATTCAGATGACATCTCGCACAGATAGGGATGAGGATTTCATGGATGTTGCCACTGTGGCTGAGAATATTGTCCGACGCAGGCTTGAACAGCTCCCCGAGGTTGCTATGGTCGATATGACAGGAGTGCCGGGAAGAATGCTGCGTGTGACACCTGATCTTGACAAATTGACCCAGGCTGGTATATCTGTTGAGGAGCTGGAGTCGGCACTGACGGCAAACAATGTCGAGCCGGGCTCAATGACAGTCCGTGACGGATATTATGAATACAATATACATGTTGCCAATCTGTTGCGTTCTGCTTCGGATATCAGGAAAATAAAGATCCGCAAAAGTGACAGGATGTTCGATCTCGGAGATTTTGCTGATGTGCAGCTCATGGCTCGTACACCTGACGGATACTCAGTGCATAATGGCAAACGCGCAGTGACACTCGCCATCATAAAGCATAGCGAGGAGAGCATGGACGCCATGAAGAAGGCTCTCGACTCGGCTCTCGGCTACTTCTCGTCTCGCTATCCGGATATTGAATTCTCTCAGACAAGAAGTCAGACAGAACTGCTTGATTTCACTATCTCTAACCTTGAGCAGAATCTCATCCTCGGTCTGATCCTTGTATTCTTTGTCTGTGCTTTATTCATGGGGGGAGTGCGGTCATCATTCATTATAGGGCTGAGCATCATAGTGGGAGTTATTCTCACGTTCCTGTTGTTCTATCTGTTCCATGTATCGATAAATATTATATCCATGTCAGGACTTATTCTTGCAGTGGGTATGATGATTGATAATTCGGTCATAGTGACTGAGAATATAACTCAATATCGCCATCGTGGGGCATCTCTGATGCAGGCGTGTGTCAGTGGTACGAACGAGATGATAACACCCATGTTGTCCTCATCGTTGACGACTGTCGCGGTGTTTGTCCCGCTTGTGTTCATGAGTGGGATTGCGGGAGCAATATTTTCTGACCAGGCTTTTTCAATCACGGCTGGATTAGCTTCAAGCTATGTGGTAGGAATCACGCTGTTGCCTGTACTGTACCATATTTTTTCCAAGAAAACAACTGTCCGTAAAAGAGTGGAAAATGAATCAGCCGGATATCTTAGGCTTTATGACCGAGGTATAGATCTTTGTTTTCGTCATAAGTGGGTATTGATGATACTGACTATGCTGATGATTCCTATTTGTGTACTCCTGTTTATGTTCATGCGCCATGAACGTATGCCGGAGATAGACAGCAATGAGACTCTTGTAAGGATCGACTGGAACGAAAATATCAGCCTTGATGAGAATCGCCGTAGGGTAGGGCTGTTAAAGGATTCGTCGGCAGTGATGAATTCCGCCTATATCGGACCTCAGGATTTCCTGCTTGCTTCCGACTTGGATTTTTCATCGGCTGAGGCGGAATTGTATTTCCTTACCGATTCATCCGACAGTATTGCTCCGCTTCAAGAGCGAGTGTCTGACAGGCTGCATAATCAATATCCCAATGCGACATTCTCATTCTCCAAAACCGAAAATATATTTGAAAAGATATTTTCTTCTGATGAAGCCGATATAGAAGTCAGGATACATTCTGCGGGTGGCGGTAAATACGATATCGGCGATCTGCTGTCGTTGCATCAATCCATGTCGCATTCGACAGGCATATCCATGACACCGGTGCCTCTGCGTGAGCAGATCGATATAATTATTGACCGTGAAAGGCTTGCCCTTTACAATGTGGAATATTCCGAGGTTCAGCGTGTACTGCGAACAGCGTTTAAGGGCAATTCCGTCTCTACTCTGAGGTCTTATAACGAATATATCCCTATTGAGATTGTGGGGAGTGAAATGTCGATCAATGATGTGCTTGCGGGAAGCTTTGTCCGATCAAGGGCTGATAGGAATGGTGTCAGTACGGACATTCCGTTGAGGAGCCTTCTCACAACCGAGAGCAGTCGTGATCTAAAGACAATAACCGCAGGAAGTGCCGGTGAATATGTCCCTGTCGGGTTAAATGTCGCCGGTCATGAGAATGAGGTGATGCAAAAGGTCAGGGAGGTTGCGTATGATGACGGGAATTATGATGTGGATTTTGAAGGAAGTTTCTTCTCAAATGCAAAAATGATGAATGAGCTGACCGTGATACTCCTTGTGTCGGTTATGCTGATGTATTTTATTCTTTGTGCCCAGTTCGAGAGTTTTCTTCAGCCGCTGATTGTGCTGCTTGAAATACCGGTGGATACGGCTTTTGCCCTGCTGGCACTCATGATTTTCGGACAGACACTCAATCTCATGTCGGCGATAGGCATAATTGTCACTTGTGGCATTGTTGTGAACGATTCCATTCTGAAACTTGATGCGATCAATGAATTGCGAAAAGACGGCATGCCTCTTGTCGAGGCAATACATACTGCCGGACGTCGACGCCTCAGAGCAATAATCATGACATCGCTGACCACAATATTCGCCATGTTGCCGGTCCTTTTCACTTCCGATATGGGTTCGGAGCTTCAGCGTCCCCTTGCCATAGCCATGATAGGCTCTATGGTGGTGGGAACACTTGTCAGCATATTTATCATACCGTTGTTCTACTGGTCAATCTATCGTAAACATGAAAGCAAGTAA